The Halalkalibacter krulwichiae genome has a segment encoding these proteins:
- a CDS encoding Phenylacetic acid catabolic protein: MSNAKNISLVELAETIADNKYILGDRLVEIGISGPTLEATLSSIAMAQQELGHSRLIYRWAFELKGLNGNKVEIKDQTGKAFSSNVEISNWIELIAGLYTTNIAADLVMRAIIEADHPESNPPFSKMLKEQNEHHLYSKSWCKQLLNDQGSIPSRFKNALENSSKEATAWLEQVQNDNLLISEKMIAPNLDLASKLRSQVEELVNDGAVINVN; encoded by the coding sequence CGAAAAATATTTCACTAGTAGAATTAGCAGAAACAATTGCTGATAATAAATACATTTTAGGTGACCGTTTAGTTGAAATTGGAATTAGCGGACCGACTTTAGAAGCCACTCTTTCATCGATTGCGATGGCGCAGCAAGAGCTTGGTCATTCAAGATTAATTTATAGGTGGGCATTTGAATTAAAAGGGTTAAATGGAAACAAAGTCGAAATTAAAGATCAGACGGGTAAAGCGTTTTCATCTAATGTTGAAATTAGCAATTGGATTGAACTTATCGCTGGTTTATACACAACAAATATCGCTGCTGATTTAGTCATGCGCGCAATTATTGAAGCAGATCATCCAGAGAGCAACCCTCCCTTTAGCAAGATGCTTAAAGAGCAAAATGAGCATCACCTCTATTCGAAGAGCTGGTGTAAACAACTATTAAATGATCAAGGATCAATTCCATCAAGATTCAAAAATGCACTGGAGAATTCTTCGAAGGAAGCGACAGCCTGGTTAGAGCAAGTGCAGAACGATAATCTACTAATCTCAGAAAAAATGATTGCTCCGAACTTAGATCTTGCTTCTAAGCTTAGAAGCCAAGTAGAAGAGTTAGTAAATGATGGAGCTGTTATCAATGTCAACTAA
- a CDS encoding PaaD-like zinc ribbon domain-containing protein encodes MSTNQVKCSFCSSENVDKISSFGTAQLVKQYYCNHCNSVFEYIRWQEEPEPSK; translated from the coding sequence ATGTCAACTAATCAAGTAAAATGCTCTTTCTGTTCATCTGAGAACGTAGATAAAATCTCTTCCTTTGGTACAGCTCAATTAGTTAAACAATATTATTGTAATCATTGCAACAGTGTATTCGAATATATTCGTTGGCAGGAAGAACCAGAGCCAAGTAAATGA
- a CDS encoding 3-hydroxyacyl-CoA dehydrogenase NAD-binding domain-containing protein, with protein MNQIKKAGVVGSGTMGAGIVQLLIQNGHPTVMFDINQEAVDRARTGIEARLERLVEKQKISVNELTLAKELLESTTDINAFKDCQLVIEAAPEKIGIKRSIFQQLEEICAEDTILATNTSSLSITEISGQIKKPTRVAGLHFFNPAPIMPLVEVIQGLKTSPEVTETLIDFAKKINKNPVVCKDTPGFIVNRVARPFYNEALRIMNDQVASVEQIDRIMKGAGNFKMGPFELQDLIGIDINFATTKSVHAGFHGEDRFRPHYYQERMVQSGSLGRKTKGGFFSYDE; from the coding sequence ATGAATCAAATTAAAAAAGCGGGTGTAGTCGGTTCGGGAACAATGGGGGCAGGAATTGTACAATTGCTTATTCAAAATGGCCACCCTACAGTGATGTTTGATATTAATCAAGAGGCAGTGGACCGTGCTAGAACTGGTATTGAAGCACGATTAGAGCGTTTAGTTGAGAAGCAGAAGATCAGTGTCAATGAACTGACATTAGCGAAAGAATTGCTAGAGTCTACCACTGACATAAACGCCTTCAAAGATTGTCAGTTAGTCATCGAAGCTGCGCCAGAAAAAATTGGAATTAAGCGTTCAATCTTTCAACAATTAGAAGAGATCTGTGCGGAGGATACCATTTTAGCGACAAATACATCGTCTCTATCAATTACTGAAATATCAGGGCAGATTAAGAAGCCGACACGTGTGGCTGGTCTTCACTTTTTTAACCCGGCACCGATTATGCCTCTAGTTGAAGTCATCCAAGGGTTGAAAACGTCTCCAGAAGTAACTGAGACCCTAATTGATTTCGCAAAAAAAATTAATAAAAATCCAGTAGTTTGTAAAGATACACCAGGTTTTATTGTGAACCGTGTAGCGCGCCCTTTCTATAATGAAGCATTACGGATTATGAATGATCAAGTAGCAAGTGTTGAGCAGATTGATCGCATTATGAAAGGTGCTGGTAATTTTAAAATGGGGCCGTTTGAGCTTCAGGATTTAATCGGAATTGATATCAACTTTGCTACGACGAAATCTGTTCACGCTGGCTTCCATGGTGAGGATCGCTTTAGACCTCATTATTATCAAGAGCGCATGGTGCAGTCAGGTAGCTTAGGGAGAAAGACGAAAGGAGGGTTCTTTAGTTATGACGAATAA
- a CDS encoding 3-hydroxyacyl-CoA dehydrogenase family protein, translating into MTNKAIVIVGGNLLAKELLKSFELNGCSVFLNDFSKAKQIDVVIETTNVDLEQKKLNLQEIESVVSPNTIILSTTLQVTATEAASWLRYPERLIGFATFSNFSEGKVIEVAAALQSDTGLLSNVKETFGAINQEVEVVEDEVGLVYPRILSLIINEAAFALTEGTANAKDIDTAMKQGTNYPLGPLEWAERIGIDDVYAVLIGLHKQFGEERYRPAPLIKKLVQAGWTGGESEKGFHHYQNRRVKEFSI; encoded by the coding sequence ATGACGAATAAGGCGATTGTCATAGTAGGAGGAAACTTACTTGCTAAAGAACTCCTCAAATCATTTGAATTGAATGGTTGTTCTGTTTTTCTTAACGACTTTTCAAAAGCAAAACAGATTGACGTTGTGATTGAAACGACAAACGTTGATCTTGAGCAAAAGAAATTAAACTTACAAGAAATCGAGTCAGTTGTTTCACCAAATACGATTATCTTATCAACGACATTACAAGTAACAGCGACTGAAGCTGCATCTTGGTTACGTTATCCAGAAAGATTAATTGGATTTGCTACTTTCTCTAATTTTAGCGAAGGAAAAGTAATTGAGGTTGCGGCTGCACTACAATCAGACACTGGCTTGTTATCAAATGTTAAAGAAACGTTTGGAGCAATTAACCAAGAGGTTGAAGTCGTAGAAGATGAAGTTGGTTTGGTGTACCCGAGAATTCTTTCCTTAATTATCAATGAGGCGGCGTTTGCTTTAACGGAAGGGACCGCGAATGCAAAAGATATCGATACAGCAATGAAGCAGGGAACCAATTATCCATTAGGTCCATTAGAGTGGGCTGAGAGAATTGGGATCGATGATGTGTATGCTGTTCTCATTGGCTTACACAAACAATTTGGTGAAGAACGGTACCGGCCAGCACCACTAATAAAGAAGCTCGTTCAAGCAGGTTGGACTGGTGGGGAATCAGAAAAAGGGTTCCACCATTATCAAAATCGCAGAGTGAAGGAGTTTTCAATATGA